In Eupeodes corollae chromosome 3, idEupCoro1.1, whole genome shotgun sequence, a single genomic region encodes these proteins:
- the LOC129950668 gene encoding uncharacterized protein LOC129950668, translating to MDFDKLKTASNLLLTSFLFQEDEIDSKKQKKRFWVHPYLRKRNESGAVVSVFGEIEAISDPLLFLKYLRTTSAQLEELLLLVGPQIKKEYVTREPICPKMRLVITLRYLATGESQQSLRICYKCSASVVHNILFETTEVITRAFWKKVFPSLENTTFLRVAKGFEDKWNFPNCIGALDVKHIMIQSPQHSGSEFFNYKKHYSIVLMALCDADYAFLMCDDSATPRCYVIVADDAFTLTENMLKPYSKRNLTVEERIFNYRLSRARRGTQQQQQSYYETGSQSILLEKVLSAGNVKGYKRSRFFNIFSSEPELFI from the exons atggaCTTTGATAAGTTGAAAACGGCATCAAACCTTCTTCTcacatcttttttatttcaagaagacgaaattgattccaaaaaacaaaaaaaaagattttgggtTCATCCATACCTTCGCAAAAGAAATGAAAGTGGTGCAGTCGTGTCAGTGTTTGGGGAAATTGAGGCTATCAGTGAccctttgttgttcttaaaatatttgaggaCTACTTCTGCACAGCTGGAAGAACTTCTGCTTCTTGTTGGTcctcaaataaaaaaggaatatgTCACACGAGAACCTATATGTCCGAAAATGCGCTTAGTCATTACTCTTCG TTATTTGGCAACTGGGGAATCTCAACAGAGCTTAAGGATTTGTTACAAGTGTTCGGCTTCTGTCGTTCATAATATTCTTTTCGAAACAACTGAAGTCATCACTAGAGCTTTTTGGAAAAAGGTTTTTCCAAGTTTGGAAAACACTACTTTCTTAAGAGTAGCAAAGGGCTTCGAAGATAAGTGGAACTTCCCAAATTGCATAGGCGCCCTCGATGTAAAACATATTATGATTCAGTCTCCACAACACTCTGGTTCAGAGTTTTTTAACTACAAGAAACACTACTCAATAGTTTTAATGGCATTGTGCGATGCCGATTATGCATTCTTGATGTGTGAC GATTCCGCCACCCCGAGATGCTACGTCATTGTAGCCGACGATGCCTTCACATTAACAGAAAACATGTTGAAGCCATACAGCAAGAGGAACCTTACTGTGGAAGAAAGAATTTTCAACTATCGTCTGAGCAGAGCCAGAAGA GGAActcagcaacagcagcaaagCTACTACGAAACAGGTTCGCAAAGTATTTTGCTGGAAAAGGTGCTGTCAGCTGGCAATGTGAAAGGATATAAACGCTCGCGGTTCTTCAACATTTTCAGCTCGGAGCCGGAgctctttatttaa